The genome window AGCGGATTACCCGCTGGACGAGATCAGCGATCGGACGGGGGTCCCGGTGGAGCCGCTGAAGGCGTTCGCCCGGGCGATCGCCGAGGCCCGGGAGGTGGTTTTCATATTCGGCCGGGAAGGCGTGATGGATGGCGAGGCGTTCGCGGGAATGGCAGCGAACGTGCTCGCCCTCACCGGCCATGTGGGCCGTCCGAACAACGGCCTGCTTCCCCTCTGGCCCCACGCCAACACGCAGGGAGCCCTCGATTTCATCGGCGTCCGCCCGCTCCCGGAGGAGGTCCCGGCCCTTTATGTGGTCGGGGCGGATCCGGTGGGGGATGGACGAGTGATGCCGCGGACGGGTTTCCTGGTGGTCCAGGATCTCTTCCTCACAGAAACCGCCCGGATGGCCGACGTGGTGTTGCCGGCCCAGTCATGGGCGGAGCGGGACGGCACGTTCACCAGTGGGGACCGTCGGGTGCAGCGGTTCTATAAGGCGATCCCAGCGGTTGGCGAGGCCCGGGGGGACTGGGAGATCTTCGTCGCCCTGGCCCTCCGCCTGGGCCAGCGATGGCGGTATCTCTCCCCCGAAGCGGTCATGGATGAGATCGCGCGGACGATCCCGCGCTATGCCGGGATGGATTATGGGGCGCTGGCCTGGACCCGGCCGCAGTGGCCGCCGGTAGGCACCGCGCGGGATCTCTACTTCGGTGGAACGGCCCGGCCGAACACGGCCGGGCTGGGCCGTGCCTGGGCGTCGGAAGCGGAGGACCCCGAGGCCCGATGGCCGCTGTTCTGGAAGGCCCTTGAGGTCCCCTCTGAAGAGGTGATGCTGGCGGTTCCGACCCGCCGGCTCTATCACGAGGGAACGCTGATCGCCCGCACGCCCCATTTGCGGAGCTGGGTGGTTCCGTGGATGGCGCGCATGCATCCGGAGACCGCCCGGCGGTTACAGCTGGAGGCGGGCCGGATGGCCATAATCCAGGCGAACAGCCGGATGCTCCGTCTGCCGGTGGAGGTGGACCCGGCTGTTCCGCCCCAGGTCATCCTGCTTCCGGCGAGCCTGGCCCCTCGCGCCGGCGCCGTGCAGGCCCTTCCGGTGGAGTTCCGGGTGGAGGTTGGGGATGGTGCCCTTCCTCGTTGAGGCGGTCATCAAGAGCACGATCCTGGTTCTGCTGCTGCTGACCGGCTTCGCCTATCTCACCCTGGCGGAGCGCAAGCTGGTGGCCGATTTCCAGGCCCGGATCGGGCCGAACCGGGCGGGCCCTTACGGGTTGCTCCAGCCGCTGGCCGATGCGGTGAAGCTGTGCTTCAAAGAGGATTTCATCCCGGCATATGCTGATCGCATCCTCTTTGTGCTGGCGCCGCTGATCACCCTGATCCCCGCCATCCTGATTTTCGCCGTGATCCCCTTCGGCCCGGAGCTGACCCTGTTGGGGCATCGGACCCGTCTCCAGTTGACGGATGTTAACGTGGGGGTTCTCTATATTGTAGCCGTCACGTCGATCAGCGTGTATGGGATCACCCTGGCCGGATGGGCCTCGAACAATAAATACGCGCTGCTGGGAGGCATCCGGGCCTCGGCCCAGATGATCAGCTACGAGCTGGCGATGGGGCTGGCGATCGTGAGCGTGGTGCTGACCACGGGGACTCTCCAGGTGAGCGGGATCGTGGAAGCGCAGCGCAACGGGTGGTTGCTCTTCCTCCAGCCGCTGGCGGCGATCATCTTCTTCATCACCGGGCTGGCTGAGATCAAACGGGCGCCCTTCGATCTGGTGGAAGCGGAACAGGAGCTGACAGCCGGGTATCTGACAGAATACAGCAGCATGAAGTTCGCCCTCTTCTTCATGGCCGAATACGTGAAAATGATCGGCTTCAGTGCCCTGATGACCACCTTCTTTCTGGGCGGATACCTGGGCCCCTTTGTGGACCAGTATCCCGCCCTGGGGGTGGTTTACTTCACCCTGAAGGTCGCCCTTCTCATCTTCTTGATGATCTGGATCCGGGCCACGCTCCCCCGGATCCGGTATGATCAGCTGATGGCCCTGGGATGGAAGGTGCTGTTGCCGCTCTCTCTGGCGAATGTGATGGGGACCGCGGTGGTGGTGGCCTTAACGGCCTGAGATCGCTGAGGTCGGGACAGGCCCCTGCGGCTTGCTCACCGAGGGGGGTGCCGATCGGTTCGCGGAGAGAGGCGATTCCGCCTCCCGGGTAGGAGCTGAACAGCGTAAATCCTTTTCCAAAACCTCTCGCGCTGGGAGCGAGGTGATCCGATGGTCACGGAATTGTTCCGGGGATTGTGGACGACCTTTCAGGAATTCATCCAGACCAACCTGCGAGGCCCGGTGACGTATCCCTACCCGGAAGTGAAGCGGCCCCTGCGGGTGCGCTTCAAGGGGGTGCACGAGCTGCGTCGCTACAGCAATGGGCTGGAACGCTGCATCGGGTGCGCCCTGTGCGCCGCCGCCTGCCCGGCGGACGCCATTTACGTGGAGGCGGGGGAGAACACGGATGAGGAACGTTACTCCCCGGGCGAGCGGTACGCGAAGGTCTACGAGATCAACCTGTTGCGTTGCATCTTCTGCGGCTACTGTGAGGACGCCTGTCCGACCAACGCGATCGTCCTGACCGATAAGATCCCGCCGGCAGGCTATACGCGGGAGTCCTTTATCGTCACCAAGGCGCAGCTGCTGGTGCCGCCCCCGCCGGGCGTGCCGGGCACCCCCCAGCGGACCACGGATCCGGCCCTGCGCACCCGCTCCATCTGGGAGGAGGGGCTGGTGAACGAGCCGGTTTAGGGTCAGCAGCTGCCTGCAAACTCCAGATCGGAGGTCCTCTTGGGCGAGCTGGTCATATTTTATCTGCTGGCCGGGATCGCCATCGCCACGGCCCTGGCGATGGTGATCACCCGGAACGCGGTGCACAGCGCGCTGTTCCTGGTGCTGAACCTGGTGGTGGTGGCGGTTTTCTATCTTCTGCTGGGCGCCCCCTTTGTGGCGATGGTTCAGATCGCCGTTTACGCCGGGGCGGTGATGGTGCTTTTCCTGTTCGTAATCATGATGCTGGGGGCGGAGCGGGTGGGGGGGACGACCGGCCTCCGCTGGCAGGCCCCGCTGGCGGGGGGTCTGGGAGCCGCGCTGATCGGAGGGGCGCTGTTCGCTTTTCTCCAGACGCCGGCAGGCCTGGCGCCCGCTGGGAGCCTTCCGGCCCCCTTGGGGGATCCCGCAACCATCGGCGAGCGGCTGCTCACGACCTATGTGCTTCCTTTCGAAATCACGTCGATCCTCCTGCTCATCGCCATGGTAGGCGTAGTGGTGCTGGCCCGGGATTCCCGATCGGAGGGGAAATGATGGTCACATTGACCCATTATCTGGCCCTCAGCGCCATCCTCTTCGGGATCGGCGCTGTCGGTTTTCTAATTCGCCGGAACGCGTTGATCGTTTTTATGTGCGTGGAGCTGATGTTGAACGCGGCGGGCCTGGCCTTCGTGGCCGCCTCCCGCTACCGTGGCCTCCTGGAAGGACAGCTCACGGTCTTTTTTGTATTAACCGTGGCCGCCGCGGAAGTGGCGGTGGGCCTCGCCCTGATGGTCGCCATCTTCCGCACCAAGAAGACCACGAACGTGGATGAGCTCAGCAGCTTGCGAGGCTGAGACGGCCTGAGCCTGGAGGATATTTCCTGGAAAGTTTGGGCAGGACGCCGGCGGTGCCCTGCTTGACTCTTTGGAGATCGAACCAGCCGTGAGGAGCCCGGAATGGAAGCCCTGTTCGCATGGTCCTGGCTGATCATCGCTTTTCCATTGCTCGGATTTCTGATCAACCTGGTTTCCACGGGTCAGACCCGGGAGCGGACGGTGGGGGTGGTGGCCTCGATGGCCGCGGCGGCGTCCTTCGGGATGTCGGTTCTGGTCTTCGCGGCCCTGCTGGCCCGTCCGCCGGAGGCCCGGCTGGTGGAAGTCCGCCTCTACCGCTGGGCGATCGTTCCCCCACTGACGGCGGAGGTGGGATTACGGATCGATCCCCTCTCCACGGCCATGGCGCTGATCGTCACCCTGGTGGGGACGCTGATCCACGTTTACTCCATCGGCTACATGGCGGGCGATCCCCATATCCGTCGCTTCTTCATGTTCCTGAACCTGTTCCTGGCCTCCATGCTCCTCCTGGTCCTGGCCGACAACTTCCTCGTTCTTTTCGTGGGCTGGGAGCTGGTGGGGCTCTGCTCCTATCTCCTGATCGGCTTCTGGTTCGAGGTCCCCTATAACGCCTGGGCAGGCCGCAAAGCCTTCATTGTGAACCGCATCGGGGATTTCGGCTTCACCCTGGGCCTGTTGCTGCTCTTCTGGACCTTCGGCACGTTCCGCTATGGGCCGATTTTTGAGGCGGCGGAACATGGGGCGGTGGAGAAGGGGGTGATCGCTCTCATCGCCCTGCTTCTGTTTGCGGGGGTGACGGGCAAAAGCGCCCAGATCCCGCTCTACGTCTGGCTGCCTGATGCGATGGCCGGCCCCACGCCGGTCTCCGCGCTGATCCATGCAGCGACCATGGTCACGGCAGGGGTTTACCTGATCGCCCGTGCCCATCCCCTTTTCGCGGCGGCACCCCTCATCCAGGGGGTGGTGACGTTGATGGGTGCGGTGACGGCGTTGTGGGCCGCCCTGATCGCCATCGGCCAGTTCGACATCAAGCGGGTGCTGGCCTTCTCCACGATCTCCCAGCTGGGCTACATGGTGGCGGCCGCCGGAGCCGGAGCCGTCGGGGCCGCGATCTTCCATCTGGGCACTCACGCCTTCTTTAAAGCCCTGCTCTTCCTGGGGGCAGGCTCCGTCATCCATGCCCTGGAGCATGCTCATCGCCATCATGGCGGGTCCTCGCCCTTTGATCCCAATGACATGCGCCGGATGGGGGGATTGGCCCGACGGATGCCCCTCACCTTCTGGACGTATGGGATCGGGGCGGCGGCGCTGGCGGGGCTCCCTCCGCTGGCCGGGTTCTGGAGCAAGGATGAGATCCTGGTCTCCCTGAGGGGCATAGGGGGATGGGCGACGTTCGCCTATGGGCTGCTGCTGGCGGCTGCTTTCCTTACGGCGTTCTATATGACCCGCCAGGTGGCCATGGTTTTCGCGGGCGCCCCCCGAAGCCATGCGGCCGCTCATGCCCACGAGAGCCCGTCGGTGATGACCGTGCCCCTGGCGATTTTCGCTTTCTTCTCCGTGGTGGCTGGCTGGATCAATGCCCCGGGGTTCGGGGCCCTCAGCGCCTGGCTGGAGCCTGAGCATCCACCGGTTTTCCATCCGGAACCGGCGCTGTTGGGCACCCTGATCGCCCTGGCCGGGATCGGAGCGGCGTGGGCGATTTACCGTCCTCCGGCATGGCCGGAGGGAGTGGAGGACCCATTGCGCCCTGTGCTTCGGGGTTTCTTCCCGGCGTTGAACCGGAAGCTCTATGTCGATGAGCTCTATGATTTCCTCTTCGTTCGTTCTTTCGAAAGGGTGGCGAGGTGGGTAGCGGAGGTGGTGGAGCCGCGTGGGATCGACGGGGCGGTCAACGGCCTGGCCCGCCTGGTGCAATCGGCGGCCGGAAGGGTGCGCCGCTGGAGCAGCGGCTACGTGCGCCAGTATGGCCTATCGGTGCTGATCGGCGCGGTTCTTCTGGTGTTCTACATTCTCTGGGCGTTGCGATAAGGAGCCGGAACCGATGGCGAGCTTCCCCATCTTGACGTGGATGCTGCTCCTGCCCCTCATCGGGGCCTTCGTGATCCTGGGAGTCCCTCGGGAGCGTGTGGGGACCATCCGCTGGGTTGCCCTGGGAACCAGCCTGGGAGTCCTGGCCCTGGGGCTGGGGCTTCTATCCGGGTTCGACCCGGCCCAACCTGGCCCCCAGTTCGTTCATCACTGGGACTGGGCGCCATCCATCGGGGCGGCTTATCGGGTGGGGGTGGATGGGATCAGCCTGTGGCTGGTGCTGCTCACCGCGCTGATCTTCCCCCTTGCCCTGATGGCCTCGTGGGCCATCGAGGAGCGGGTGAAGGAATACATGGCGCTGATGCTGTTGCTGGAGACGGGGGTGCTGGGGGTGTTCCTCGCCCTGGATCTCCTGCTGTTTTATATCTTCTGGGAATTCACCCTGGTCCCCATGACCCTGCTGATTGGGATCTGGGGCGGCCCACGACGGATCTACGCGGCGATCAAGTTCTTCCTGTATACGATGGCCGGGTCTGTGTTCATGTTGGTGGCGATTGTGGCCATGTGGCTCCTCTCGCGCCCGCTCACAGGGACAGGGACCTTCGATCCGGTGTGGATGGCCTCGCATTTGAGCCCGCTGCTCTCCCCGGCCGCCCAGCGCTGGTTGTTTCTGGCCTTCGGGCTGGCCTTCGCCATCAAGGTGCCGATGTGGCCTTTCCATTCATGGCTGCCGGATGCCCACGTGGAGGCCCCGACGGCGGGCTCCGTGATCCTGGCCGCCCTCCTGTTGAAGATGGGAGCTTATGGGTTCCTGCGGTTCAACTTCTCGCTGTTCCCGGTGGCCGCTCAGGAGCTGGCTGTCCCTGTGGCTCTCCTCGCCGTGGTGGCGATCCTGTATGGGGCGCTGGCTTCTTATGCCCAGGACGATTTCAAGCGCCTGGTGGCCTTCTCCAGCGTCTCTCATATGGGATTTGTCATGCTGGGGCTCTCGGCGCTGAACCCGCTCGGTGTGCAGGCGGCGCTCCTCCAGATGGTCAACCACGGCCTGAGCACCGGTGGGTTGTTCCTGCTGGTAGGGATGCTGTATGAGCGGACCCACACCCGGGATTTCCGGGAGCTGGGCGGGTTGTGGAAGGTCCTCCCGATATATGGAGGCATCCTCATCGTGGTAGGGCTCTCCTCAATGGGATTGCCCGGGTTGAACGGCTTCGTGGGGGAGTTCCTGATCCTGCTGGGGGCCTTTGGATCCGGAGCGCTGGGCCCGGCTGCCCGCGGGTTGACGGCGGCAGCGGCCCTGGGGGTCGTGCTGGCGGCGATTTACATTCTGACGATGCTGATGCGCGTGCTCCATGGCCCGTTGCCGGACCGGTGGCGGGGATTGCCGGATCTGAGCGGCCGGGAGCTGGCGATCATGGCGCCGTTGCTGGCCCTGATCTTGCTGATCGGCCTCTATCCCATGCCGTTCTTCGCCGCGATGCAGGCTTCGATCCGGCAGGGCATGGAGGCCTTTGCCCAGGCGGCGCTCGCCGCGCGTTAACCCTGCAACGATCCCGCTTTCGTGTTGGGTGCACCCTAAAATCAATCGGGAGAACATGAGCGGATGACAGGATGGCCGTTGCTGCCGACGCTGGTTTTGACTGCAGGCGCGCTGGGATTGTTGCTCGTCGAGGCGTTCCGGCGTCCGGGATCGGCCGCTGGAATGGCCTGGGGGGCGCTGGGGATCACCGCGCTAACGCTGGGGGTTGTCGCCGCGCTGGCCGGCCGCGGGGAGGTTGAGGGCCTGTATCGGATGGTGCACTGGGATCCCAAGGCCTTCTGGTTGAGCCTGACCATCCTGATCGGCACCGGGCTTGCCATCCTGCTCTCGCGGCATTATCTGGCGGATCGGGGGATCGAGCGGGGAGAGTATTATGTGTTTCTCCTGCTGGCCGCTGCCGGGATGCTGCTGATGGCTGTGGCTGCGGATCTGCTGATCATATTCCTCGCTCTGGAGTGGCTCTCCTTCCCCTTGTATGTGCTGGCCGGCTTCGCCCGCCCCCAGCTGGAATCCGAGGAGGCGGCCCTCAAGTATTTTCTGCTGGGCGCCTTTGCCTCGGCGTTCCTGGTGTTCGGAATCGCGTTGATCTTCGCCGGGACGGGCCTGACCAATCTGAGGGACCTGGCGGCCTGGTGGAAGCGCCCGGATCCGGGGGCGCAACCGCTGGTCTGGATCGGCGGCGCCATGTTGCTGGTGGCCCTGGGATTCAAGGTGGCCGCGGTGCCCTTCCATCTCTGGACCCCGGATGTCTATGAGGGGGCCCCGACGCCGGTCACCGGCTTTATGGCAGCGGCCACCAAGACCGCCGCTGTGGCGGCCCTGATCCGGGTGTTCCTGGTCGGGCTGGGGCCTGCCGTGGCCCTGTGGAGTGGCCCGGTGGCCCTGATGGCTGCAGCGACCATGCTGGTGGGCAACGGGGTCGCTCTGATGCAGTCGAACTTCAAGCGGATGATGGCATACTCCAGCATCGCTCATGCGGGCTATCTGCTCATGGGGTTATTGGGAGATCCGGGCCTGGCCGTGCCTGGCGTGATGTTCTATCTTCTGGCTTACACCCTGGCCACCATGGGGGCCTTCGCGGTGGCGGTGGGAATGGTCGGCCCCGAAGGGGAAGATCAATCCTTCCGAGCCTATGCAGGGGTCGCCCGGAGGTCGCCGGGGATGGGAACGGCGATGGCCCTCTTCATGCTGTCCCTCATCGGGGTGCCTCCCACTGCGGGTTTCTTCGCCAAGCTCCTGCTGTTCGCGGCGGCCTGGCAGGCCGGATGGATCGCCCTGGTGATCGTGGGCGTTGTCACAACCGTGATCTCCGCGTATTTCTATCTGCGCGTGGTGGTCGCGATGTGGATGGGTCCAGAGGAGCCGGCGTGCCTTCCGAGGCCCTATCCCTGGGTCCGCCTCTCCGTTTCCCTCGCCGGGGTAGGAACCCTTCTGCTGGGCGTTCTGTGGCTGATGCTCGGCGGGCTTTCGTTATGAAAACGCGCGCTGCCGCTGCAGATCCCTCCCGGAGGACCAGGAAGGAGATCATCTGGATCAGGGGCAACGGGACACCCTCTGGTCTTACGTCGGCCACCAGGGTGAAAAAAGGCGACTCCGAAGCCGAGGAAAAGGGAACGTTCTGGCGGGCGACGATGATCGAGCCGAGGATGCGCCTGCGCGTTGCCCGCGGGATGGGCAAGAGGGAAACCGAGGCCGCCATTGAGGTGTTTCGAACGCTGAAACGGCGCAGACCTTCACTCCGTCCCCTATCATCACCACAACGTGGGACATCCTCGCCTTCGACACCCACGCGGCCCCCAACCAGCCGGTCCCTGGCCTTCAGGGCACGTTCTGGAGCGCCCGCTTCACCGGCTGGCTTCTCCTCCCCTCTCCGGACGCCTATCGCTCTGAACTGGGGGGTCCGGGGTGGACGCCGGAGCCCCTTGGGGGAATTCGCCTGGGAGGAGGCGGGGATGACTCCTGTGCCCACGCCGGGAGGGTTTGATGATCGGATTCGGCCCGGGGGCGCCGGCCCGTTCACCCCTTCGCCTCTGCCCACAGGCACGCCCCCCTATTGACAAGTTGGAGGGAAAGGCCTATAGTTATACGCAAAATGGACGGTTTCGAAAGACGGTGAACGGGAGGAGTAGGCCTCGGGCCGGCGCCCAGAGAGGCGGGGGAAGGTGGGAGCCCGCTGCGCACGCCGGGGCTGAATGGGCCCGGGAGTCGCCGGACGAACCGGGCGGACCCCGCCCGCAGTAGTCCTGGCCGGAGTCGCCACCGTTATCTGGGCGGAGGGGATCGGATGGGAAGCCATCCTGTCCCCGCGAAAGAGTGAGGCTGGCCAGCGTCTGCACCCTCGTCTCACGGACGGGGGTGTTCTGTTTCCAGAATCGGGACGTTGACCCGCCTCATGAGGGTGGCACCACGGGGCCACAACGGCGCCCGTCCCTCCGTGAGGGACGGGCGCTTTTTTTATAGGTCCGGTGGGGAGAAGGAGACGGATCGATCGGCTTTGCCTTCTCAGGGGGGTCGCATGTCGAAAGAAGGCGCTTTCAGGGGCTCCATGCGGGTGATCCGCTGGACGATGCCTGCCGATCTGTGGACGCCCATCCGCCTGTATCAGGCGCTTCGTCCGCAGGGGCCATCTTTTCTGTTCGAGAGCGTGGAGGGCGGCGCTTACCTGGCCCGATATTCGTTCATCGGCCTCATGCCCCGAGTGATCTATCGGGTGGATGGGGATCGGATGGAGGAGATCGGGACGCAGGGGGCTCGCGTCTATGATCTGCGCCGGATCCATCCCTTCGCTGTCTGGCGGGAGGCCCTGGCCGATATGGCCCCGGAGCGCGACGCACAACCATGGCCCCGCTTCATCGGCGGGCTGGCCGGTTACCTGGGGTATGAGATGGCCGCCTTCTTCGATCGAGCGCCCCGGACGCCCCGCATGGACCTGGCCTTCCCGGACGCCGTCCTGATGCAGGTGGAAACCTTGCTGGTCTTCGACCACGTGACCCAGACCCTCTCGCTCTTCAGCCTGGTGAAGCCCGGGGAGGAGCGACAGGCCGAAGATCGCCTGACAGAGCTTCAGCGACGCCTGGAGGATCCTCCCCAGCCGGATTCCGCGCGCCCTCGTTCAGGGAACGAGGTGGCTTCCTGGCAGGCGCACACGGACGCGGAGCGCTTCGGCGCGATGGTGCGGGCAGCGAAGGAATACATCGCTGCGGGAGATGCCTTTCAGATCGTCCTGGCCCGGCGCTGGAGTCGGCCGATCGGGGTCTCGCCCTTCGCCATCTACCGGGCGTTGCGCCGCCTGAACCCTTCCCCTTACTTGTTTTTCCTCCACCTTCCGGGCCTGGGACGGAACGGCGAGGATCTGACGTTGATCGGCGCATCGCCGGAGATGCTCGTGCGGGTGGAGGAGGGCGAGGCGACGATCCGCCCGATCGCCGGAACGCGCCCCCGGGGTCGAACCGTGGAGGAGGATCAGCGACTGGAAGCTGAGCTCCGGGCGGACCCCAAGGAGCAGGCGGAGCACGTGATGCTGGTGGATCTCGGCCGCAACGATCTCGGGCGGGTCTGCGCTTACGGAACGGTGCGGGTGGAGGAGTTCATGGCCGTGGAGCGCTATTCCCACGTGATGCACCTGGTGTCCACGGTCCGCGGGCGGTTGCGCTCCGATTGCGATGCCTTCGATGCCCTGGCCGCCGCCTTCCCTGCGGGAACCGTCTCGGGGGCTCCCAAGGTGCGGGCGATGGAGATCATCGCGGAGCTGGAGGGAGCCGCGCGAGGGCCTTACGCCGGCGGCGTGGGGTATTTCGACCCCCGGGGGAACGCCGACTGGTGCATCACCATCCGCACCGTGATGGTGCAGGGGGACACGGCGATCGTGCAGGCGGGGGCCGGGATCGTGGCCGATTCGATCCCCGAACGGGAGGAGGAGGAAACCCGAAACAAGGCGCGGGCGATGCAACGAGCTGTCGACGAGGCCCATGAGCCAAAGGACGGGAGGACGGAGCGATCCTCCGTCGAGGAACTGTGAACAGGTGGATCGGCAGAGAAAGGAGGAGGAAATGCTCCTGGTCATCGATAACTATGATTCGTTCACCTATAACCTGGTTCAGATCCTGGGCCAGTTGCTTCTGGAAATCGGGCGTGCGGACATGCCGCTCCGGGTGATCCGGAACGATGCGATGGATGTCGAGGAGGTGGCCGAGCTGCGCCCTTCTGCGATCGTGATCTCACCGGGTCCGGGGCGCCCGGAGGATGCGGGCGTGACGATACCGGTGATCCGCGCCCTGAGCGGCCGGGTCCCCATCCTGGGGGTTTGTCTGGGACATCAAGCGATCGCCGTTGCCTTTGGCGGACAGGTGGTCCGCGCCGGGAGGTTGATGCACGGCAAGGCTTCGCCGATCCTGCACGATGGGCGGGATCTCTTCGCCGGGCTCCCGAACCCCTTTATGGCCGGCCGTTATCATTCCTTGCTGGTCGCAGAGCCGCTCCCCGAGGCCCTGGAGGTGGCCGCTCGCACGCCGGAGGGGGAGATCATGGCTCTCCGGCATCGCACGCATCCCACATTCGGTGTGCAGTTCCATCCGGAGTCCGTCCTCATGCCCGAGGGATTGCGCCTGTTACGGAATTTCCTCGCCATTGGGGGATACGGCGATGTCCCTTACAGGGATCGCAGGGATGGTGCGGCCTGATCCGACAACCGTAGGGGGGATTGGGCCGTGAGCGATCCGACGAAGCCCCGAAGCGGCCGGATGCCGATCGCAGTTCCGCCAAACATCGGGTTCGCTGGGGAGGTGGAAGATGATCCGGGAGGCGATTGCCAAGCTGGTCAAACAGGAGAACCTGACGGCGGAGGAAGCCCAGGCGGCGATGGAAGCGATCATGACTGGGGAAGCCACCCCGGCCCAGATCGGCGCGTTCCTGATCGCCTTGCGGATGAAGGGAGAGACGATCCCCGAGATCGTCGGATGCGCCCAGGCGATGCGCCGGGCGATGCAGCGGGTGCCCTATGAAGGCCTTGCGGTCGATACGTGTGGCACAGGGGGAGATGGCGCCCGGACTTTCAACCTCTCCACCGCCGCCGCTTTTGTGGTGGCGGGGGCCGGTGTGCCGGTGGCCAAACACG of Thermoflexus sp. contains these proteins:
- the nuoH gene encoding NADH-quinone oxidoreductase subunit NuoH; translated protein: MVPFLVEAVIKSTILVLLLLTGFAYLTLAERKLVADFQARIGPNRAGPYGLLQPLADAVKLCFKEDFIPAYADRILFVLAPLITLIPAILIFAVIPFGPELTLLGHRTRLQLTDVNVGVLYIVAVTSISVYGITLAGWASNNKYALLGGIRASAQMISYELAMGLAIVSVVLTTGTLQVSGIVEAQRNGWLLFLQPLAAIIFFITGLAEIKRAPFDLVEAEQELTAGYLTEYSSMKFALFFMAEYVKMIGFSALMTTFFLGGYLGPFVDQYPALGVVYFTLKVALLIFLMIWIRATLPRIRYDQLMALGWKVLLPLSLANVMGTAVVVALTA
- the trpE gene encoding anthranilate synthase component I, producing the protein MSKEGAFRGSMRVIRWTMPADLWTPIRLYQALRPQGPSFLFESVEGGAYLARYSFIGLMPRVIYRVDGDRMEEIGTQGARVYDLRRIHPFAVWREALADMAPERDAQPWPRFIGGLAGYLGYEMAAFFDRAPRTPRMDLAFPDAVLMQVETLLVFDHVTQTLSLFSLVKPGEERQAEDRLTELQRRLEDPPQPDSARPRSGNEVASWQAHTDAERFGAMVRAAKEYIAAGDAFQIVLARRWSRPIGVSPFAIYRALRRLNPSPYLFFLHLPGLGRNGEDLTLIGASPEMLVRVEEGEATIRPIAGTRPRGRTVEEDQRLEAELRADPKEQAEHVMLVDLGRNDLGRVCAYGTVRVEEFMAVERYSHVMHLVSTVRGRLRSDCDAFDALAAAFPAGTVSGAPKVRAMEIIAELEGAARGPYAGGVGYFDPRGNADWCITIRTVMVQGDTAIVQAGAGIVADSIPEREEEETRNKARAMQRAVDEAHEPKDGRTERSSVEEL
- a CDS encoding NADH-quinone oxidoreductase subunit N, translating into MTGWPLLPTLVLTAGALGLLLVEAFRRPGSAAGMAWGALGITALTLGVVAALAGRGEVEGLYRMVHWDPKAFWLSLTILIGTGLAILLSRHYLADRGIERGEYYVFLLLAAAGMLLMAVAADLLIIFLALEWLSFPLYVLAGFARPQLESEEAALKYFLLGAFASAFLVFGIALIFAGTGLTNLRDLAAWWKRPDPGAQPLVWIGGAMLLVALGFKVAAVPFHLWTPDVYEGAPTPVTGFMAAATKTAAVAALIRVFLVGLGPAVALWSGPVALMAAATMLVGNGVALMQSNFKRMMAYSSIAHAGYLLMGLLGDPGLAVPGVMFYLLAYTLATMGAFAVAVGMVGPEGEDQSFRAYAGVARRSPGMGTAMALFMLSLIGVPPTAGFFAKLLLFAAAWQAGWIALVIVGVVTTVISAYFYLRVVVAMWMGPEEPACLPRPYPWVRLSVSLAGVGTLLLGVLWLMLGGLSL
- a CDS encoding NADH-quinone oxidoreductase subunit J, translating into MGELVIFYLLAGIAIATALAMVITRNAVHSALFLVLNLVVVAVFYLLLGAPFVAMVQIAVYAGAVMVLFLFVIMMLGAERVGGTTGLRWQAPLAGGLGAALIGGALFAFLQTPAGLAPAGSLPAPLGDPATIGERLLTTYVLPFEITSILLLIAMVGVVVLARDSRSEGK
- the nuoL gene encoding NADH-quinone oxidoreductase subunit L; the protein is MEALFAWSWLIIAFPLLGFLINLVSTGQTRERTVGVVASMAAAASFGMSVLVFAALLARPPEARLVEVRLYRWAIVPPLTAEVGLRIDPLSTAMALIVTLVGTLIHVYSIGYMAGDPHIRRFFMFLNLFLASMLLLVLADNFLVLFVGWELVGLCSYLLIGFWFEVPYNAWAGRKAFIVNRIGDFGFTLGLLLLFWTFGTFRYGPIFEAAEHGAVEKGVIALIALLLFAGVTGKSAQIPLYVWLPDAMAGPTPVSALIHAATMVTAGVYLIARAHPLFAAAPLIQGVVTLMGAVTALWAALIAIGQFDIKRVLAFSTISQLGYMVAAAGAGAVGAAIFHLGTHAFFKALLFLGAGSVIHALEHAHRHHGGSSPFDPNDMRRMGGLARRMPLTFWTYGIGAAALAGLPPLAGFWSKDEILVSLRGIGGWATFAYGLLLAAAFLTAFYMTRQVAMVFAGAPRSHAAAHAHESPSVMTVPLAIFAFFSVVAGWINAPGFGALSAWLEPEHPPVFHPEPALLGTLIALAGIGAAWAIYRPPAWPEGVEDPLRPVLRGFFPALNRKLYVDELYDFLFVRSFERVARWVAEVVEPRGIDGAVNGLARLVQSAAGRVRRWSSGYVRQYGLSVLIGAVLLVFYILWALR
- a CDS encoding aminodeoxychorismate/anthranilate synthase component II: MLLVIDNYDSFTYNLVQILGQLLLEIGRADMPLRVIRNDAMDVEEVAELRPSAIVISPGPGRPEDAGVTIPVIRALSGRVPILGVCLGHQAIAVAFGGQVVRAGRLMHGKASPILHDGRDLFAGLPNPFMAGRYHSLLVAEPLPEALEVAARTPEGEIMALRHRTHPTFGVQFHPESVLMPEGLRLLRNFLAIGGYGDVPYRDRRDGAA
- a CDS encoding NADH-quinone oxidoreductase subunit M yields the protein MASFPILTWMLLLPLIGAFVILGVPRERVGTIRWVALGTSLGVLALGLGLLSGFDPAQPGPQFVHHWDWAPSIGAAYRVGVDGISLWLVLLTALIFPLALMASWAIEERVKEYMALMLLLETGVLGVFLALDLLLFYIFWEFTLVPMTLLIGIWGGPRRIYAAIKFFLYTMAGSVFMLVAIVAMWLLSRPLTGTGTFDPVWMASHLSPLLSPAAQRWLFLAFGLAFAIKVPMWPFHSWLPDAHVEAPTAGSVILAALLLKMGAYGFLRFNFSLFPVAAQELAVPVALLAVVAILYGALASYAQDDFKRLVAFSSVSHMGFVMLGLSALNPLGVQAALLQMVNHGLSTGGLFLLVGMLYERTHTRDFRELGGLWKVLPIYGGILIVVGLSSMGLPGLNGFVGEFLILLGAFGSGALGPAARGLTAAAALGVVLAAIYILTMLMRVLHGPLPDRWRGLPDLSGRELAIMAPLLALILLIGLYPMPFFAAMQASIRQGMEAFAQAALAAR
- the nuoK gene encoding NADH-quinone oxidoreductase subunit NuoK; protein product: MVTLTHYLALSAILFGIGAVGFLIRRNALIVFMCVELMLNAAGLAFVAASRYRGLLEGQLTVFFVLTVAAAEVAVGLALMVAIFRTKKTTNVDELSSLRG
- the nuoI gene encoding NADH-quinone oxidoreductase subunit NuoI, with amino-acid sequence MVTELFRGLWTTFQEFIQTNLRGPVTYPYPEVKRPLRVRFKGVHELRRYSNGLERCIGCALCAAACPADAIYVEAGENTDEERYSPGERYAKVYEINLLRCIFCGYCEDACPTNAIVLTDKIPPAGYTRESFIVTKAQLLVPPPPGVPGTPQRTTDPALRTRSIWEEGLVNEPV